The proteins below come from a single Asanoa ferruginea genomic window:
- a CDS encoding TIGR03668 family PPOX class F420-dependent oxidoreductase, with amino-acid sequence MTPAEARGRFTAARVAYLATVSAEGQPHQVPVTFAIAGDVVYTAVDAKPKRTTALRRLANVAANPRVSLLVDHYDDDWSQLWWVRADGVARILPGSSASAGRAAALLGDRYPSFALRGDVLAVDVARWTGWSAA; translated from the coding sequence GTGACACCCGCCGAGGCCCGCGGCCGCTTCACGGCGGCCCGGGTCGCCTATCTCGCGACCGTCTCCGCGGAAGGCCAACCGCACCAGGTCCCGGTGACGTTCGCCATCGCTGGCGACGTGGTCTACACCGCCGTCGACGCCAAGCCCAAACGCACGACGGCCCTGCGCCGGTTGGCCAACGTGGCGGCCAACCCGCGGGTGTCGTTGCTGGTCGACCACTACGACGACGACTGGTCCCAGCTGTGGTGGGTCCGCGCCGATGGCGTCGCCCGGATCCTGCCGGGTTCGTCAGCGTCGGCCGGGCGGGCGGCAGCCCTGCTGGGAGATCGCTACCCGTCCTTCGCCCTGCGCGGCGACGTGCTGGCGGTCGATGTCGCCCGCTGGACCGGCTGGTCGGCGGCCTGA
- a CDS encoding TIGR03619 family F420-dependent LLM class oxidoreductase, with protein sequence MEFGIGYFPTYDGMKPGEVARLAEERGADAIYFAEHTHIPAAETDRYPGQPLPNKYWKTYDLFVALTAAAAATSRLRVASGICLVIERDPITTAKAVASVDHLSGGRLEFGVGAGWNRTEMRNHGTDPRVRMRVLKERVEAMKEIWTNEEASYAGRYVTFENIWSWPKPAQKPHPPILVGGTGPTVLDRVLAFGDAWFPNYHDGILDRIAELQARAERPIEVQVMSVPADPKIFAQLRDAGVRRVARWFPSGPRSRVERAFDEWETAIAEYNPE encoded by the coding sequence ATGGAGTTCGGAATCGGTTACTTCCCCACGTACGACGGCATGAAGCCCGGCGAGGTCGCCCGCCTGGCCGAGGAGCGCGGCGCTGACGCGATCTACTTCGCCGAGCACACGCACATCCCGGCGGCCGAGACGGATCGCTACCCCGGCCAGCCGCTGCCCAACAAATACTGGAAGACCTACGACCTGTTCGTCGCCCTGACCGCCGCGGCCGCCGCGACCAGCCGGCTGCGCGTCGCCAGCGGCATCTGCCTGGTCATCGAGCGCGACCCGATCACCACGGCGAAGGCGGTCGCGAGCGTCGACCACCTCTCCGGCGGCCGCCTCGAGTTCGGCGTCGGAGCGGGCTGGAACCGCACCGAGATGCGCAACCACGGCACCGACCCGCGAGTGCGGATGCGGGTGCTGAAGGAGCGCGTCGAGGCGATGAAGGAGATCTGGACCAACGAGGAGGCCAGCTACGCCGGCCGTTACGTCACCTTCGAGAACATCTGGTCGTGGCCGAAGCCGGCCCAGAAGCCCCACCCGCCGATCCTGGTCGGCGGCACCGGCCCCACGGTCCTCGACCGCGTGCTGGCATTCGGCGACGCGTGGTTCCCCAACTACCACGACGGCATCCTCGACCGGATCGCCGAACTCCAGGCCCGCGCCGAGCGGCCGATCGAGGTCCAGGTGATGAGCGTCCCCGCCGACCCCAAGATCTTCGCCCAACTCCGCGACGCCGGCGTACGCCGGGTGGCGCGCTGGTTCCCGTCGGGGCCGCGCAGCCGGGTCGAGCGGGCGTTCGACGAGTGGGAGACGGCGATCGCGGAATACAACCCGGAGTGA